Proteins from one Solenopsis invicta isolate M01_SB chromosome 11, UNIL_Sinv_3.0, whole genome shotgun sequence genomic window:
- the LOC105201475 gene encoding small subunit processome component 20 homolog codes for MKNKPTRHKEANVFRFKPFSERVTEIDVDVFHRVAHRNEDDAEEIETYFHETLQKWNFLNLTEGYTAFRKQVRDIVTLPQLLHKKQHVIDTLMLYLKKRDPLFLQPILELIIAVARDLQKEFYDYFPEFLSEIICLLQTKDAEQIEYAFTTLAYLFKFLWKYLTKNIRTVVPLLLPLLADTQPDYVNRFAAESFAFVGRKIRDKDSFLKLVLHALEDRNENAKKNGVSGCGKLLFEIVSGTPGQFHSCGEQMLLLYFNALQDESIDQELTYEVLREIITCILQNIHPQKCDIMWNVILKVIDAFVEKSKQSLESSERKRALILFLRLVHIIINYKNGRFLTDTVSLTKRFVVIMDTLSEDNNVLQEVINVSVAILMASNVKLMQENSSQLLLKIMAVNDVELLYSAVENLISYSSFEVLALPHVLRRSMSNKFDGKTLLLLAKIILAKASPCLNGITLNKWRKYILDIRNIGIEIIDYFLLELKTLSTDTVSLDALRILIILPHLKPLREEFKNMLKDGLLFLHQKILEYNADDTADVNKTAFVFLLTLESLIHMSEPSDLHEFLVKSDMKIIDLVEKHQDNKYILNAIDLCLTYFATSQHHADYINSKSFDKLNDNVVKKFSSPYGNVRLIVAHLYSLFSNVEDLKRPSMEIGDGKNAMELVYLAERESATIQNYRSKLLHLQALGFQNYAVANLNPKYYEFPLRCLIGNLYVNFSLLWQPVTAIIASYGNKECSQFWPIFLTELTSNNVPETERKSSFDCQVVSSLEMLIERHDDKPDFENHKILLWKCMTHFSHYAETKNRDLTGLFIDFVNANFFRSNSDEGKCCDVEKRKELINADNDTDDDENESDEERDESVKIARADAMKRNHKVKLLLAQMEIFDKVQNPKMLHREAEMHQIYLDLISSRNADIQRAALNCLFAYKYKYLLPYKESLYNLINEKNFKNELARFKLDRESNMIEEEHRENLMPFIMRIIYAKMIMKIGIRTGGKAGGFARRKIILRFLGGAQEDEMIVFVKMAFRPFKSYVSLEVDETFDLRKYAGNIIDTVDLNNVMPPKRMQSAVNLLALMIEQFGGKMSTKLLPRLLRILICILAEVDGILRKSGEVYPGYLSTIKNVRTSCIGILARFFTHFEDYDWKRHEIDAVYHVAIFPLLQKLPADGIHSPTALLKLFMAWGQNPRYYPLFAKHQEDNESITPLPYIMRLLSNPKTHQSVINAILEIIEKMLTLQDYGRSNENAMQVDEPFLPLTPILTNVLEVEEKVLSTGVNYGSVILLPHVPRILEFIKDKLKRSNKSMNKTELIILSRISEFVTDAETCNTVLKLIIPVLIKKAMYGSNEVAVMGLLTTVTNLIKIVNEPEIHLRSIAPLIGFVSDVPARKILLQLYRTIAERSVEERREAMIRDCDVLAALNAWDHRWIDQPDFQKRLDAFNLISDMAGRNAITLEFGVTVIHNCFYFLKTESDLAMRDCSGQCLKLVGTKLAREHQSNVLNRRYLMDDTILPLMRKGITSKNEAIRFQSIAFLGHLALECADVHPVLRDLSLLANRADPEVDFFENMQHLQLYRRARALLKFCALAKTLQKPFNPKTLTQFILPLCSSYLCNEAFIHKNSLIDAAIESVGVVCKLLPWHHYEIILKHYLGKLRSSTEFQKQVVRIVVIILDSFHYDLSKYKPAEKVAHVEATSTETEDDSAFITEKEETNDVTGEDENLENTEQGDEEKLEEALNDENVEGVEEIIEKDKEVIKENLPIMERQTLLSQYGAKKVIFSISNDLLRQLHRSIMARTRQESSHKINKKKIASETEEDDLLRVPIALALVKLLQKMPENLLDANLPGIFMKLCTFLKSRMESVRRATRETLQKIMITLGPKYLHHLLKELNTLLTRGFQVHVLVYTVQAVLLALKPYFQKCDINNNLQSILSVCKVDLFGLTAEEKEVAGIVKNVSEAKSTKSFDIFHILAEFITESCLLDLILPLKEMLIKTHSHKTIHKIVECFRNVTLGLADNVYIPLEQMLIFLYGIISESIPDLMPEKESKKLVEEERRRETKALIQQSDYFLIPQEPKNRMGIKATAKTTKHANVHVIIEFGLKLYHILLKRDKISGTEYKRYLEPFVPLLSDCLKSHHIKLCTVALQCLNWMLKMDLASMHSSISDICTSMFNILHKYAAAGLSKGDNFDLVMATFKCMSVLVRDVKYFSIDADQLKILILYAEQDLHDSDKHATAFTLLKAIIHRKMITAEMYTVMEKVAMLSITSELEHVKLQSRSVFYSYLMGYPLGKHLDKHIYFYLTQLSYEMQPGRLSALEMIHSIVTGFPLKTLTKRAEIIFVMTGARLIDDDDPTCRKLCAKCIEEMLMRIPFNVRNKLFDKWPLQWLSDSKIRYRTLAAQLCGIFVTVEKNKFDSRLPQVAPLLLKQFHVKFSQKDSKKERMEDHHLIQVLQLLLKIAKHTSFFTNETYKDSIDSFAEYSQSLLAHPHLWIRLAAVKLIGFILAALDVDKVVELLNNSDSDPVHEGYMYSKPIDTLKSLILDLVAQLYPDMTFEQLADEVVRNLIFIAKMLKSITRPAKNDDQDNGNKMNDSNNLSFHWLIRRLRKAVNIEITQAPKSTSVRTAMFKFVAGVVKTVPMEYLNAVLFNIMSPLVREMTITEETNTELSRLAKEVATMIKKSIGNEEYVKLLNQVQQKLDIKKAERKKVRAQQFVTDPDLAAKRKMAKQQKKKEAKKRKLDTIKGSKRVKKRKKAELDDM; via the exons ATGAAGAACAAGCCAACCCGGCACAAGGAGGCGAACGTCTTCCGG TTCAAGCCGTTCTCCGAGAGAGTGACGGAGATCGACGTCGATGTCTTTCACCGTGTGGCACATCGGAATGAGGATGACGCCGAGGAAATCGAGACTTATTTTCACGAGACGCTGCAAAAATGGAACTTTCTCAACCTGACGGAAGGCTATACCGCCTTCAGGAAGCAAGTGCGGGACATTGTCACGTTGCCCCAGTTGCTTCACAAGAAGCAACATGTAATCGACACGCTTATGTTGTACCTGAAGAAACGAGATCCCTTGTTCCTGCAGCCGATTCTAGA GTTGATAATAGCTGTAGCAAGAGATCTTCAGAAAGAGTTTTACGATTATTTCCCAGAATTTCTGTCTGAGATAATATGTCTGCTGCAAACAAAAGACGCCGAGCAGATAGAGTATGCTTTCACTACTCTAgcatatttgtttaaatttctttggAAATATCTGACAAAGAACATTAGAACTGTGGTACCTTTGTTGCTGCCACTGCTGGCCGACACGCAGCCAGACTATGTAAACAGGTTTGCTGCCGAAAGTTTTGCATTTGTAGGTCGCAAGATTAGGGATAAAGATTCCTTTTTGAAACTGGTGCTGCATGCTCTGGAGGATAGAAATGAAAACGCTAAGAAAAATGGGGTATCAGGTTGTGGAAAGCTGTTGTTTGAGATTGTATCTGGTACTCCAGGACAGTTCCATTCTTGTGGCGAGCAGATGTTGTTGCTTTATTTCAATGCTCTGCAAGATGAATCTATCGACCAAGAGCTCACCTACGAAGTACTGCGAGAAATCATAACGTgcatattgcaaaatatacatCCACAAAAATGTGATATCATGTGGAacgttatattaaaagtaattgacGCGTTTGTCGAAAAATCGAAGCAGTCGTTAGAATCATCTGAGAGGAAACGCGCTTTGATTCTATTTCTGCGTCTTGTACATATCATTATCAACTATAAAAACGGAAGATTCTTAACCGACACTGTATCCTTAACAAAAAGATTTGTTGTCATAATGGACACATTGAGCGAAGACAATAATGTCTTGCAAGAAGTTATCAACGTGTCTGTTGCTATACTCATGGCGTCCAACGTCAAGCTAATGCAAGAGAACTCGAGTCAGCTATTGCTGAAAATTATGGCGGTAAACGATGTGGAATTATTGTACTCCGctgttgaaaatttaatatcgtaTTCTTCGTTTGAAGTCTTGGCGTTGCCCCACGTATTGCGGCGCAGCATGTCTAACAAATTCGATGGTAAAACGTTACTTCTGTTAGCTAAAATAATTCTCGCAAAAGCATCACCTTGTCTCAATGGCATAACTTTGAACAAAtggagaaaatatattttagatatacgGAATATCGGAATTGAgattattgattatttcttGTTGGAATTGAAAACGTTGTCTACTGATACCGTTTCGCTCGACGCATTGAggattttgattattttaccaCATTTGAAGCCGTTGCGCGAAGAATTTAAGAACATGTTGAAAGatggtttattatttttgcatcaaaaaatattggaatataATGCGGATGATACTGCGGACGTTAATAAAACGgctttcgtatttttattaacgCTGGAATCACTGATACACATGTCAGAGCCAAGCGATCTTCACGAGTTTTTGGTAAAATCTGACATGAAAATAATTGATCTTGTTGAAAAACAccaagataataaatatatcttaaacGCGATAGATCTCTGCTTAACGTATTTCGCTACGTCGCAGCATCACGCGGactatataaattcaaaatcgTTTGATAAATTGAATGACAATGTTGTAAAAAAGTTCAGTTCACCTTATGGCAATGTTCGATTGATCGTGGCGCATTTGTATTCCTTGTTTTCTAACGTCGAAGATCTGAAGAGGCCTTCGATGGAAATTGGTGATGGAAAAAATGCTATGGAGCTTGTGTACCTGGCAGAACGCGAGTCCGCGACGATACAAAATTACCGCAGCAAGTTGCTGCACTTGCAAGCTCTAGGATTTCAAAATTACGCGGTAGCTAATTTAAATCCGAAGTATTACGAATTTCCGTTACGATGCTTGATTGGCAATCTGTACGTCAATTTTTCCCTGCTCTGGCAGCCGGTGACTGCGATTATAGCTAGTTATGGCAACAAGGAATGCTCGCAGTTCTGGCCAATATTTCTGACCGAGTTAACGTCTAACAATGTACCGGAGACTGAACGAAAATCGTCATTCGATTGCCAAGTGGTTTCGTCGTTGGAAATGTTAATAGAGAGACACGACGACAAGCCTGATTTTGAGAATCACAAGATTCTTCTCTGGAAATGCATGACACATTTCTCACATTACGCCGAGACAAAAAATAGAGACTTAACCGGATTATTCATCGATTtcgtaaatgcaaattttttccgATCCAATTCCGACGAGGGCAAGTGTTGCGATGTCGAAAAGCGTAAAGAATTAATCAACGCTGACAATGACACGGACGATGACGAGAACGAAAGCGACGAGGAGCGTGACGAGAGCGTAAAGATCGCGCGAGCGGACGCGATGAAAAGGAATCACAAGGTGAAACTTTTACTCGCCCAGATGGAGATATTCGACAAGGTGCAAAATCCGAAAATGTTACATCGAGAAGCGGAGATGCATCAGATCTATCTGGATTTGATTTCGTCGAGGAACGCCGACATTCAGAGAGCTGCTCTGAATTGTCTCTTCGCGTACAAATACAAATATCTTTTACCGTACAAGGAGTCTTTGTACAATTTGATAAATGAGAAGAATTTTAAGAACGAGCTCGCACGCTTCAAGTTGGATCGGGAGAGCAACATGATAGAGGAGGAGCATCGCGAAAATCTCATGCCGTTCATAATGAGAATTATTTACGCCAAAATGATTATGAAGATCGGCATAAGGACCGGTGGGAAAGCCGGTGGATTCGCACGGAGGAAGATCATCCTGCGCTTTCTAGGCGGTGCGCAGGAGGACGAGATGATCGTGTTCGTCAAAATGGCATTTAGACCGTTCAAGTCGTACGTATCGCTGGAAGTGGACGAGACGTTCGACTTGAGAAAGTACGCTGGGAACATCATCGATACCGTCGACCTGAATAACGTCATGCCGCCTAAACGTATGCAGAGCGCCGTGAATCTGCTGGCGTTAATGATAGAACAATTTGGTGGGAAAATGTCGACGAAGTTACTGCCGCGTTTGCTCAGGATACTGATTTGCATCTTGGCCGAGGTGGACGGCATTCTGCGCAAATCGGGGGAGGTTTATCCGGGATATCTATCGACGATTAAGAACGTGAGGACGAGTTGTATCGGCATACTGGCCAGATTCTTCACGCACTTCGAGGACTACGACTGGAAACGGCACGAGATAGACGCGGTCTATCATGTCGCGATATTTCCTTTATTGCAGAAACTGCCTGCCGACGGTATACACAGTCCTACGGCCTTGCTGAAGCTATTCATGGCGTGGGGCCAGAATCCACGGTATTATCCGTTGTTTGCTAAGCACCAGGAGGACAACGAGTCGATCACTCCTCTTCCTTACATCATGCGACTCCTGTCGAATCCCAAGACGCATCAATCCGTCATCAATGCCATTCTGGAGATAATTGAGAAGATGTTGACGCTGCAGGACTACGGGAGATCCAATGAGAATGCGATGCAGGTGGACGAGCCGTTCTTACCGCTAACACCAATACTTACCAATGTGCTCGAGGTGGAGGAGAAGGTACTTTCGACCGGGGTCAACTACGGCTCCGTTATACTCCTGCCACATGTTCCTCGTATTCTGGAGTTCATCAAGGATAAACTTAAACGATCCAATAAGAGCATGAACAAGACCGAGTTAATCATACTGTCGCGAATATCTGAATTCGTCACGGACGCCGAGACATGCAACACAGTGCTGAAGCTAATAATACCCGTGTTAATAAAGAAAGCTATGTATGGCAGTAACGAGGTGGCCGTTATGGGACTGCTGACGACCGTCACaaacttgataaaaattgtgaatgAGCCGGAGATTCACCTGCGTTCCATCGCGCCGTTGATAGGCTTCGTGTCGGACGTGCCCGCTCGCAAGATTCTTCTGCAGCTGTACCGTACCATCGCTGAGAGGTCTGTGGAGGAGCGTCGCGAGGCAATGATCCGGGATTGTGACGTTCTAGCTGCGCTTAACGCGTGGGATCACAGGTGGATCGATCAACCGGACTTTCAGAAGAGATTGGACGCTTTCAACCTGATCAGCGACATGGCTGGCAGAAACGCGATTACACTGGAATTTGGCGTAACCGTGATACACAACTGCTTTTACTTTCTGAAAACCGAGTCGGATTTGGCGATGCGAGATTGCTCCGGCCAGTGCCTGAAGCTCGTTGGGACGAAACTGGCGAGAGAGCACCAGAGTAACGTCCTGAACAGGCGTTACCTAATGGACGACACTATCTTACCGCTTATGAGGAAGGGCATTACGAGCAAGAACGAGGCCATTCGCTTTCAATCGATAGCGTTTTTGGGACACCTGGCCCTAGAATGCGCGGACGTACATCCCGTTTTACGAGACTTGTCCCTACTCGCCAATCGAGCCGATCCCGAGGTCGACTTCTTCGAGAACATGCAACATCTGCAATTATATAGGAGAGCTCGTGCCTTGTTGAAGTTCTGCGCGCTTGCTAAGACATTGCAGAAACCGTTTAATCCTAAAACGTTGACGCAATTTATTCTTCCTCTTTGCTCCTCGTATTTGTGCAACGAAGCTTTCATTCATAAGAACAGCCTCATTGACGCCGCCATCGAGAGTGTCGGAGTAGTGTGCAAGCTGTTACCGTGGCATCATTATGAGATTATCTTGAAGCATTATTTAGGCAAATTAAGGAGCTCCACGGAGTTCCAGAAGCAAGTCGTTAGAATAGTAGTAATTATATTGGACTCCTTCCATTATGATCTTTCAAAATACAAGCCAGCAGAGAAAGTCGCGCATGTCGAAGCTACTTCGACAGAAACCGAAGACGACTCTGCTTTTATCACTGAAAAGGAAGAAACTAATGATGTAACTGGTGAGGATGAGAACCTTGAAAATACGGAACAAGGAGATGAGGAAAAATTGGAGGAAGCACTAAACGATGAGAATGTTGAAGGTGTTGAAGAGATAATAGAAAAGGATAAGGAagtgataaaagaaaatttaccgATAATGGAAAGACAAACGCTACTTTCTCAATACGGCGCAAAGAAAGTGATATTCAGTATTTCGAACGACTTGCTGCGTCAACTACATCGATCTATCATGGCGAGAACTCGGCAGGAGAGTAGTCATAAAATCAACAAGAAGAAGATCGCCTCTGAAACGGAGGAGGACGATTTACTGAGAGTTCCCATTGCTCTCGCGCTTGTTaagttattgcaaaaaatgCCCGAGAATCTTCTGGATGCAAATCTGCCAGG aatttttatgaaattgtgTACATTCCTAAAGTCACGTATGGAATCGGTTCGACGTGCGACTCGCGAGACACTGCAGAAAATTATGATAACTTTAGGACCAAAGTATCTTCATCATCTTTTGAAAGAACTAAATACATTGTTAACAAGAGGCTTCCAAGTACATGTTCTCGTGTATACAGTACAGGCTGTATTACTCGCATTGAAGCCGTATTTCCAGAAATGtgatatcaataataatttacaaagcATCCTGTCT gtGTGTAAAGTGGATTTATTTGGATTAACCGCAGAAGAAAAGGAGGTAGCTGGTATTGTTAAAAACGTGTCAGAGGCAAAGAGTACTAAGAGCTTTgatattttccatattttagCGGAATTTATAACAGAATCTTGCTTATTAGACTTGATTCTGCCGTTAAAGGAAATGCTAATAAAGACGCATTCGCATAAAACGATACATAAGATCGTGGAGTGTTTTCGGAACGTAACTCTGGGATTGGCAGACAACGTTTACATACCATTGGAACAAATGCTCATATTTCTTTACGGTATTATTTCGGAAAGCATACCAGACCTCATGCCGGAAAAGGAAAGTAAAAAACTTGTGGAAGAGGAGCGGAGAAGAGAAACGAAAGCTTTGATACAGCAGTCGGATTATTTCCTCATACCACAGGAACCCAAAAACAGGATGGGTATTAAAGCCACTGCAAAGACTACCAAGCATGCCAACGTCCATGTAATAATAGAATTCGGTTTGAAACTGTATCACATATTGCTGAAACGAGACAAAATCTCCGGCACGGAATACAAACGTTACCTGGAACCATTTGTACCACTTTTAAGTGATTGTTTAAAATCGCATCATATTAAGCTATGTACTGTAGCGTTACAATGCTTAAATTGGATGCTTAAGATGGACCTAGCTTCGATGCATTCGTCAATATCAGACATTTGTACTTCTATGTTTAACATTTTGCATAAATACGCCGCTGCGGGTTTAAGCAAGGGAGACAACTTCGATCTCGTGATGGCCACGTTCAAATGCATGTCCGTACTCGTTCGCGACGTAAAATACTTCAGCATCGATGCTGATCAGCTGAAGATTCTTATCTTATACGCGGAGCAAGACTTACACGACAGCGATAAGCACGCTACCGCATTTACCTTGCTCAAGGCTATAATACATCGAAAAATGATTACCGCTGAAATGTATACCGTCATGGAAAAAGTAGCGATGCTGAGTATCACCTCGGAATTAGAGCACGTTAAATTGCAATCGCGTTCTGTGTTCTACTCTTATCTCATGGGTTATCCGCTTGGCAAGCATTTGGACAAACACATATACTTCTATCTTACTCAGTTGAGTTACGAGATGCAACCGGGCCGATTGAGCGCACTAGAAATGATTCACAGCATTGTCACGGGATTTCCGTTGAAAACGTTAACCAAAAGAGCAGAAATCATATTTGTAATGACCGGTGCAAGATTGATAGACGATGACGATCCAACCTGTCGTAAACTTTGTGCGAAATGTATAGAAGAAATGCTTATGCGAATACCCTTTAATGTTAGGAATAAGCTGTTTGACAAGTGGCCTCTTCAGTGGCTAAGTGATTCTAAAATAAGATACCGGACGTTAGCAGCACAGTTATGTGGCATATTCGTGACtgttgaaaaaaacaaattcgatTCGCGACTGCCTCAAGTCGCGCCGTTGTTATTGAAGCAATTTCACGTAAAATTCTCGCAGAAAGATtcgaagaaagaaagaatggaAGATCATCATTTGATTCAAGTGTTACAATTGCTACTAAAAATAGCAAAACACACATCTTTTTTTACGAATGAAACGTACAAAGATTCCATTGATTCTTTTGCCG aatataGCCAATCATTGTTGGCGCATCCACATTTGTGGATTCGATTAGCGGCAGTGAAATTAATTGGTTTTATTTTGGCTGCTCTTGACGTTGATAAAGTCGTggaacttttaaataattcagaTAGCGATCCAGTACATGAAGGTTACATGTACTCGAAGCCCATCGACACTTTAAAGagtttaattttagatttagtAGCTCAACTTTATCCGGACATGACATTTGAGCAATTAGCAGACGAGGTTGTCAGAAATCTAATCTTTATCGCAAAAATGTTGAAATCGATCACAAGACCTGCGAAAAATGATGACCAAGATAATGGAAATAAGATGAATGATAGTAACAATTTATCTTTTCACTGGCTTATTAGGAGACTGAGAAAAGCTGTTAACATAGAAATAACGCAAGCTCCAAAGTCAACATCAGTg AGAACTGCAATGTTTAAGTTTGTTGCGGGTGTAGTAAAAACAGTGCCTATGGAGTACCTGAACGCGGTACTTTTTAATATCATGTCGCCATTGGTGCGAGAGATGACCATAACGGAAGAAACGAACACTGAATTAAGTCGACTTGCCAAAGAAGTAGCTACTATGATTAAAAAATCCATAGGAAATGAAGAATATGTCAAATTACTGAATCAAGTGCAACAAAAGTTGGACATTAAGAaggcagaaagaaaaaaagttcgCGCGCAACAg tttgtgACAGATCCTGACCTAGCAGCTAAACGTAAAATGGCTAAACAACAAAAGAAGAAGGAggctaaaaaaagaaaactggaCACCATAAAAGGAAGCAAAAGagtaaaaaaacgtaaaaaagcAGAACTGGAtgatatgtaa